The proteins below come from a single Haemorhous mexicanus isolate bHaeMex1 chromosome 20, bHaeMex1.pri, whole genome shotgun sequence genomic window:
- the LOC132336653 gene encoding envoplakin-like isoform X1 yields the protein MHRRVLSFHPTQRSREPPEPCRARDSSWDLANMFKGVGKSSPSRSSPSRGSPVKPSKSSTNELAVLISRMQTNADQVEKDILETQSRLKQDSSNHQKNKAFAFQTENARNLKEAETLLKDLFLDVDRAKRLKHPQAPEIEKDIQQLHERVTQLCAEYRALYEQLNLPELGPRLDWARILEQKMKQVNAGQYGPSMSELEKQIAEHNILQKEIEAYGLQIKNLRSGDVADLKSQYKDLLKASIWRGQSLGSLYHHLQGCTKELGYLTEQQTKILKQDWSDQMMDVQSVRREYEDFKSNELLNQEEFVNHLQDDGDRMIELKHPAIKPIQAHQEALKNEWQNFLNLCICQESQLKSVESYKKFQDDAEAVSRSLKKMSSDLDTKYSKFNKDSPGVVSDLLLQLENEEKVLKQAEKSITDLKRRSKEISPLKLRRTRPSQPLTLDTLCDWDAGEVQLTRGDKYTLKDNSNPEMWVIQSSTGVVQEAPSACFSIPPPDPESIDKVNRLEGELNTVKQKRAAVQSTLRRSHKEQVQPSQQALSRSPPAVQDDPQADQLLSSLDRVGKDLVQVEKEVLNRVRSSVNYSDPTDDLGRRIKQQQETTKKLENLGAAKDALQKECETYLSKKPSSTSASQLPVTLNALRSKYSDVKMLSSLYNEKAKAALNLETQIENTDKIVSTFEAKLAQDSIIPASPNALQDRANDLQKMRRDLVAQEDCVLRLNRGLKDAEHSCSAMQNNFQEYCPDLPRQKREVQVLNDRYHALADQLDQREKTLRNISLTYQQFQNSNENLMFWINNLPRHQVRTTDGPSQINYKLQAQKRLVEEIQSKEPEKNALIRLSQNVQSTLNDYELEAGKYSSSLDPSLTDSAAKRLRVTPLQESIQAQENDVTKLYMELAAENKQQLSRLEFAKKIVEKKEVHEDVEAVHEQAQEAENKAKTSRESEGLKSQLEEERRKVARIEEDLEEHRNKLLMLKTQKPIERVEEKEVIEYYRDPEVESNLSRMVQQIEEEGRKRQILQEDIDVMSRKLAQMESEKKVAPAQLLTKEITKIEKDPSLDGQAASLRQEIKHLQEESLAAALELEQLKRELHMLERKQPNIREKVVVKELIKLEKNPEMLKSVRTLQLQIDEESFKRKSAEEAIVKVKNKIEEVERLIETAEPKIIVKEVKQVEQDPELLKETSKLKTLIEEERSKNLILTGELGELQTQYSIAEKQKPRIEVKERVNEIFLVDPETERQIAHLKRELQEVTLKRTKIDSEVEEALAELKVLRSQKPEVEFKEVIEEVVKHEKNPEILREIDRLKEQLNELVNTNGRTQEQLIRLQGERDEWRRERSKVETKLVNKEVIRYENDPLLEKEADRLRQEVRNMSQKRRAAEDAIYDLQNKYMLLERRKPEEKVVVQEVILTQKDPKLRDEHSRLRRSLDEEVSNRRRLERDVQQVRVLVEEQEKLLNFQEDRSKRLALEKEMRQITLRIKELEESPAPVQEKIIMEEVVKLEKDPVLEQSASNLRLELDREKMEVLNLQRECKNLQVQVDVLQKTKSQEKTIYKEVIRVEKDRALESERARIWELLNRERGAKQKVEEEVRRLREKIERAEGMKRTWAREETELQKARNLAIQERANLESELRELERQKQQKVLFLREESKLLSKRTENDRQKKKQLEHEVSLLEADILREKDQIYNKERFIRDLQSKVNREEINHETQMRETNLSTKISILDPDTGKDMSPYEAYKRGIIDRGQYIQLQELECDWEEVTTLGPNGEISLLLDKKSGKQYSIDDALRLRRITKEEYQLYRDGKIPISEFALLVAGETKPPSSLSIGSIISKSPLTSPTTHQTQTFFPPASQKGICDDTSPIAGVYDTTTNTKYNIKTAVAKKLLDPMTAQKLLEAQAATGGIIDLISRDRFSVHKAIERGLIDRTYMQRLLNAQKAFTGIEDPVTKRRLSVGEAVQKGWMTKDSAFPYLQVQHLTGGLIDPKKTGRIPVLEAVQMGMITSNLANRLQDESNYEKDLIDPITKEKINYKEAMVLCQKDSLSHLLLLPAASEGYQRYHQASRSPRLSRFRH from the exons GTCCTCCACAAACGAGCTGGCCGTGCTCATCTCCCGCATGCAGACAAATGCTGACCAGGTGGAGAAGGACATCCTGGAGACTCAGTCCAGACTCAAGCAG GACTCCAGCAATCACCAGAAGAACAAGGCTTTTGCGTTTCAGACAGAGAATGCCAGGAACTTGAAGGAAGCTGAGACCCTGCTGAAGGATCTCTTCCTGGATGTGGACCGTGCCAAGAGGCTGAAACACCCACAGGCTCCTGAGATAGAGAAAGA catccagcagctccatgagCGTGtgacacagctctgtgctgagtACCGGGCCCTCTACGAGCAGCTGAACCTCCCCGAACTGGGGCCCAGGCTGGACTGGGCCAGGATCCTGGAGCAGAAGATG AAACAAGTCAATGCGGGGCAGTACGGCCCCAGCATGTCGGAGCTGGAGAAGCAAATAGCTGAGCACAACATCCTCCAGAAGGAGATCGAGGCCTACGGGCTCCAGATCAAGAACCTGCGCTCTGGG GATGTGGCAGATTTAAAAAGCCAGTACAAGGACTTGCTG AAGGCTTCCATCTGGCGAGGACAGAGTCTTGGCAGCCTCTACCACCATCTGCAGGGGTGCACCAAGGAGCTGGGCTACCTGACAGAGCAGCAGACCAAGATCCTGAAGCAGGACTGGAGTGACCAAATGATGGATGTCCAGAGCGTGCGGCGTGAGTACGAG gATTTCAAGTCCAATGAGCTGCTCAACCAGGAGGAGTTTGTGAATCACCTCCAGGATGATGGGGACAGGATGATTGAGCTGAAGCACCCGGCCATCAAACCTATCCAG GCTCACCAGGAAGCCTTGAAGAATGAGTGGCAGAATTTCCTGAATCTCTGCATTTGCCAGGAGAGCCAGCTGAAAAGTGTGGAGAGCTATAAGAAG TTCCAGGATGATGCTGAGGCTGTGAGCCGCTCCCTGAAGAAGATGAGCTCTGACCTGGACACCAAATACAGCAAGTTCAACAAAGACAGCCCTGGGGTGGTGTCAGAtctgctgcttcagctggag AACGAGGAGAAGGTGTTGAAACAGGCAGAGAAGAGCATCACTGACCTGAAGAGAAGGAGCAAAGAGATCAGCCCCCTGAAACTGCGCAGGACACGTCCCTCTCAGCCCCTCACCCTGGACACCCTCTGTGACTGGGATGCTGGGGAG gtgCAGCTGACCAGAGGGGACAAGTACACTCTGAAGGACAACAGCAACCCAGAGATGTGGGTGAtccagagcagcactggtgtGGTCCAGGAGGCACCTTCTGCTTGtttctccatccctcctcctgaCCCTGAGTCCATAGACAAGGTCAATAG GCTGGAAGGAGAACTGAACACAGTGAAGCAGAAGCGAGCAGCGGTTCAGAGCACCTTGAGACGCAGCCACAAGGAGCAggtgcagcccagccagcaAG ctctgtccaggaGCCCTCCAGCAGTCCAGGATGATCCCCAAGCTgaccagctcctcagcagcctggaTCGTGTGGGCAAGGACCTGGTCCAGGTAGAGAAGGAGGTCTTGAACCGAGTGAGGTCTTCTGTGAACTACAGTGACCCTACAGATGACCTTGGCAGGAGGatcaagcagcagcag GAAACAACAAAGAAACTTGAGAACCTGGGGGCAGCCAAGGATGCCTTGCAGAAGGAGTGTGAGACCTACCTTTCCAAGAaacccagcagcacctcagcttcccagctccctgtcacTCTGAACGCCCTCAGGAGCAAATACAGTGATGTCAAAATGCTCTCCAGCCTGTACAATGAGAA ggcTAAGGCTGCCCTGAACCTGGAGACTCAGATTGAGAACACAGACAAGATTGTCAGCACGTTTGAGGCCAAGCTGGCTCAGGACAGCATCATTCCTGCATCCCCCAATGCCCTGCAGGATCGGGCCAATGACCTGCAG AAGATGAGGCGGGACCTGGTGGCGCAGGAGGACTGTGTGCTGAGGCTGAACCGGGGGCTCAAGgatgctgagcacagctgcagtgctaTGCAGAACAACTTCCAGGAGTACTGCCCCGACCTCCCCCGGCAGAAGCGGGAGGTGCAGGTCCTCAACGATCGCTACCATGCCTTGGCTGACCAGCTGGATCAGCG AGAGAAGACCCTCAGAAACATCAGCCTCACCTACCAGCAGTTCCAAAACTCCAATGAGAACCTGATGTTCTGGATAAACAACCTACCCAGGCACCAAGTGAGGACCACTGATGGGCCAAGCCAGATCAATTacaagctgcaggcacagaag AGGCTGGTGGAGGAGATCCAGAGCAAGGAGCCTGAGAAGAACGCCCTGATCAGGCTGTCCCAGAATGTGCAGTCCACACTCAAT GACTATGAGCTTGAAGCAGGCAAATACAGCTCTTCTCTGGACCCTTCCCTGACCGACTCTGCTGCAAAGAGGCTGCGTGTGACCCCCCTGCAGGAAAGCATCCAGGCCCAG GAAAATGATGTCACCAAGCTCTAcatggagctggcagcagaaaataaacagcagctCAGCCGGCTGGAGTTTGCCAAGAAGATCGTGGAGAAG AAGGAAGTGCATGAGGACGTTGAAGCCGTACATGAGCAAGCCCAGGAAGctgaaaacaaagccaaaacaaGCAGGGAATCTGAGGGGTTGAAAtcacagctggaggaggaaaggaggaaagtgGCCAGAATTGAAGAGGACCTGGAGGAACATAGAAACAAGCTGCTGATGTTGAAAACTCAGAAGCCCATTGAAAGGGTGGAAGAAAAAGAGGTGATTGAATACTACAGAGACCCAGAGGTGGAGAGCAACCTGTCTAGGATGGTGCAGCAGATtgaagaggaaggcaggaagaggCAGATCCTGCAAGAAGATATTGATGTGATGAGCCGTAAGCTGGCCCAGATGGAGAGCGAGAAGAAGGtcgctcctgcccagctcctcaccaAAGAGATCACAAAAATTGAGAAGGATCCAAGCCTGGATGGCCAAGCAGCCAGTCTTCGTCAGGAGATCAAGCATCTCCAGGAGGAAAGCttggctgctgctttggaaCTTGAGCAGCTTAAGAGGGAGCTGCACATGCTGGAGCGAAAGCAGCCCAACATCCGAGAGAAAGTGGTGGTGAAGGAGCTCATCAAACTGGagaaaaacccagaaatgctgaaatctGTTAGGACCCTGCAGTTACAAATCGATGAGGAATCCTTCAAAAGGAAGTCTGCAGAAGAAGCGATAGTGAAAGTGAAGAACAAGATTGAGGAGGTGGAAAGACTGATTGAAACAGCAGAACCCAAAATTATTGTTAAGGAGGTGAAACAGGTAGAGCAGGACCCAGAGTTATTGAAAGAGACTTCCAAGCTGAAAACTCTGATTGAAGAAGAGAGGAGCAAGAACTTGATACTGACAggtgagctgggagagctgcagaccCAGTACAGCATCGCAGAGAAGCAAAAGCCCAGGATAGAGGTAAAAGAGAGGGTCAACGAGATCTTCCTGGTGGACCCTGAAACAGAGAGGCAGATTGCACACCTGAAAAGGGAACTGCAGGAAGTCACTCTGAAAAGGACAAAGATTGACAGTGAAGTGGAAGAGGCCTTAGCAGAGCTCAAAGTCCTCAGGTCCCAAAAACCAGAGGTGGAGTTTAAGGAGGTCATAGAGGAGGTAGTGAAACATGAAAAGAATCCAGAGATTCTCAGAGAAATTGACAGGCTGAAAGAACAGCTCAATGAACTTGTGAACACCAATGGCAGGACCCAAGAGCAGCTCATTAGGCTGCAGGGGGAAAGGGATGAATGGAGGAGGGAGAGGTCCAAGGTGGAAACCAAGCTGGTCAACAAGGAAGTCATCCGATATGAGAATGATCCACTCTTGGAAAAAGAAGCCGATCGCCTGCGTCAGGAGGTGCGTAACATGTCCCAAaagaggagagctgcagaggacGCCATCTATGACTTGCAGAACAAATACATGCTGCTGGAGAGGCGGAAGCCAGAGGAGAAGGTGGTTGTTCAAGAGGTGATACTGACCCAAAAGGATCCAAAGCTCCGAGATGAGCACAGCAGGCTGAGACGCAGTCTGGATGAGGAGGTGAGCAACAGGCGTCGCCTGGAACGCGACGTGCAGCAAGTTCGTGTGCTGGTGGAAGAGCAAGAGAAGTTGCTCAACTTTCAAGAGGATCGAAGCAAGAGGCTTGCACTGGAGAAGGAGATGAGACAAATTACACTGAGAAtaaaggagctggaggagagcccagccccagtgcaAGAAAAGATCATTATGGAAGAAGTGGTCAAGCTGGAGAAGGATCCAGTCCTGGAACAGTCTGCCAGCAACCTGCGCTTGGAGCTGGACCGCGAAAAGATGGAGGTGCTGAACTTGCAGAGAGAATGCAAGAACCTGCAGGTGCAAGTCGATGTCCTACAGAAAACTAAATCCCAGGAGAAGACTATCTACAAGGAAGTGATTCGAGTGGAAAAGGACAGAGCTCTGGAGAGTGAACGTGCACGTATCTGGGAGCTGCTAAACAGGGAGAGGGGAGCCAAACAAAAGGTAGAAGAAGAGGTTCGGCGGCTCCGGGAGAAGATCGAGAGAGCCGAAGGCATGAAGAGGACATGGGCTCGTGAAGAGACGGAGCTGCAGAAAGCCAGGAACCTGGCCATCCAGGAGAGAGCCAACTTGGAGAGTGAACTGCgggagctggagaggcagaagcagcagaaagttCTCTTCCTTCGGGAGGAATCCAAACTTCTCAGCAAGCGGACTGAGAATGACAGgcagaagaagaagcagctggaacATGAGGTTTCCTTGCTGGAGGCAGACATCCTTAGGGAGAAGGACCAGATCTACAACAAGGAGAGGTTCATTCGGGATCTCCAGTCAAAGGTCAACCGTGAAGAAATCAATCATGAGACCCAGATGAGAGAGACAAACCTCTCCACCAAGATCTCTATCTTGGACCCTGACACAGGGAAGGACATGTCCCCGTACGAAGCCTATAAGCGAGGTATCATAGACAGAGGCCAGTACATCCAGCTGCAAGAGCTGGAGTGTGACTGGGAAGAAGTCACCACCTTGGGCCCAAATGGGGAGATCTCGCTTCTCCTTGACAAGAAAAGTGGGAAGCAGTATTCCATCGATGATGCACTAAGGCTGAGGAGGATCACAAAGGAGGAGTACCAGCTATACCGGGATGGCAAGATTCCCATCTCTGAATTTGCCTTGCTGGTGGCTGGGGAAACCAAGCCTCCCTCATCCCTCTCAATTGGCTCCATCATCTCCAAATCCCCACTCACATCACCCACCacccaccaaacccaaaccttcTTCCCCCCAGCCTCACAGAAGGGCATATGTGATGACACATCCCCCATCGCCGGGGTGTATGACACCACCACCAACACCAAGTACAACATCAAAACTGCCGTTGCGAAGAAGCTGCTCGATCCCATGACAGCTCAGAAGCTCCTGGAAGCCCAGGCTGCCACAGGGGGCATCATAGACCTCATTTCCAGGGACCGGTTCTCGGTCCATAAGGCAATTGAGAGGGGGCTGATTGATAGGACCTATATGCAGAGACTCCTCAATGCCCAGAAAGCTTTCACAGGCATTGAAGACCCAGTGACCAAGCGAAGGCTGTCTGTGGGGGAAGCAGTTCAGAAGGGCTGGATGACCAAGGACAGTGCCTTCCCCTACCTGCAAGTCCAGCATCTAACTGGAGGGCTGATCGATCCCAAGAAAACTGGTCGCATCCCTGTGCTGGAAGCTGTCCAGATGGGGATGATAACGAGCAACCTGGCCAATAGGCTCCAAGATGAGTCCAACTATGAAAAAGATCTCATTGACCCTATCACTAAAGAGAAGATAAATTACAAGGAGGCCATGGTCCTCTGCCAGAAGGATTCTCTGAgccacctgctgctgctcccggcCGCGTCAGAGGGGTATCAGCGGTACCACCAGGCGAGCCGTTCCCCCAGGCTCTCGCGGTTCAGGCATTGA